DNA sequence from the Thermodesulfobacteriota bacterium genome:
GGTGTAGATGTTCTGGCCGTAGGAGGTGCGGTACTTCAGCTTCCCGACGAGCTTCACGAGCTCCGCGTGCACGCCGTGGATCCCCAGGTCGAACAGCGCCTGCTCTCCCGCTTCGCGGATCGTCTCGTCCACTTCCTTGGTGACCTTCTCGACCGTCTCCTCGATCCGCGCCGGGTGGATCCGCCCGTCCTGGACCAGGCGCGACAGGGCGATCCGCGCGACCTCCCTGCGCACCGGGTTGAAGCCGGACAGGATCACCGCCTCCGGGGTGTCGTCGATGATCACGTCGATGCCCGTAGCCGCCTCGAATGCGCGGATGTTGCGCCCCTCGCGGCCGATGATCCGCCCCTTCATCTCCTCCGACGGGAGCGGCACCGCCGTGACCACGTGCTCCGCGACGTAGTCGGCGGCGTACCGCTGCACGGCGACCGAGATCATCTTCCGCGCCTTCTGCGCCGCCTCCTCCTTGAACTCCTCGTCGATGGCCCGGATCTTCTTCCCGGCCTCCAGCTTCGCCTCGTTGGTCACCATCTCGACGATCTCGGCCTTGGCCTGCTCCGCGGTCAGGCCGGCGATCCGCTGCCGGTCGGCCTGGGCCTGGGCGATGCGCGCGTCGAGGTCGGACCGTCCCGCTTCGATCCTGCGTTCCTGCTCGGCGACCTCCCGCTCCTTCTTCGCGATCTCCGCGCCGCGCCCCTCGAGATGCTCGTTCTTCTTGTCGAGCAGGTCCTCCTTCTGGAGGAGGCGCTTCTCCACCTGGCTCAGCTCGTTCTTCCGGTCCCGCGTCTCCTGCTCGAAATCGAGCTTGACCTGGAGCATGTGGTCCTTGGCCTGGAGCGCGGCCTCCTTCAGGATGTTCTCGGCTTCCCTGCGGGCCGACTGGAGGAGCTCCTCCGCCTTCCCCGCCTCTACCCGCGCTTCCCTTTCCGCGATCCTCCGTTTCGACAGCAGCAGGACGACGTACGCCCCGAGCAGAACGACCGCCGCCGCCAGGACGGCGATGACCCATATTGCCGTATCCAAGTTTTCCCTCCTCGGTGGACCATCTATTTTTTCGGGGCGCCGGCCGCCGACGGGAACCGGATCACCCCTTCTTCCGTCGCCAAAGCGTGGACGGGAACGTCCCGTTCGTCCACGGGGACCTCCTCCACCACCTGTTCCGAGTACGCCAGCCCCACGCGGGGAACGTTGCCGGGCAGTCCCTCCAGGAACCGGTCGTAATACCCGAGACCTTGCCCGAGACGGCGCCCCGCTCGGTCGAATGCGACCCCCGGCACCACGACCAGGTCGAATCCGCCGGTCCGCGGAGGACGCTCCGGCCAATGGAGCGGCTCGGGGATCCCGTAGGGGCCTTCCACCCACCCGTCCCCGTCGCGGTGCGGGCGGAACTCGAGCTTTCCCTCCCCGGCGACGCAGGGGTAATACACCGTCGCGCCCGCGGCCATGCAGGCCTCCCGGATCCGGTCCGTTCCGATCTCCCCCCGGACGGCGTTGTAGATCGCCACCGCCATC
Encoded proteins:
- the rny gene encoding ribonuclease Y, with amino-acid sequence MDTAIWVIAVLAAAVVLLGAYVVLLLSKRRIAEREARVEAGKAEELLQSARREAENILKEAALQAKDHMLQVKLDFEQETRDRKNELSQVEKRLLQKEDLLDKKNEHLEGRGAEIAKKEREVAEQERRIEAGRSDLDARIAQAQADRQRIAGLTAEQAKAEIVEMVTNEAKLEAGKKIRAIDEEFKEEAAQKARKMISVAVQRYAADYVAEHVVTAVPLPSEEMKGRIIGREGRNIRAFEAATGIDVIIDDTPEAVILSGFNPVRREVARIALSRLVQDGRIHPARIEETVEKVTKEVDETIREAGEQALFDLGIHGVHAELVKLVGKLKYRTSYGQNIYTHSLEVAFLCGMIASELGLNAKLAKRAGLLHDIGKAVDHEVEGPHALIGADLARKYGESTRVVHSIAAHHEDESPKDILPILVQAADALSGARPGARREMLANYLKRLEELEGIAKSFAGVEKSYAIQAGREVRIIVDNQKISDDAATILARDIAKKVESDLSYPGQIRVTVIRETRAVDYAR
- a CDS encoding 5-formyltetrahydrofolate cyclo-ligase, translated to MSVMERKAMLRQACRELVRARAGSASSLEAGERAQEHFLREFPPRAGMAVAIYNAVRGEIGTDRIREACMAAGATVYYPCVAGEGKLEFRPHRDGDGWVEGPYGIPEPLHWPERPPRTGGFDLVVVPGVAFDRAGRRLGQGLGYYDRFLEGLPGNVPRVGLAYSEQVVEEVPVDERDVPVHALATEEGVIRFPSAAGAPKK